TCAACGCCGTTGGCCAGCAGGGCAGCGGCCAGGGTGTCGCCTTCAAAGCCTTTGTAGCTCTGGCCGTTGAAGGTAAACGTCAGGACTTTATTACGGTCGATGCGGCCACCGTTGGACAGGCGATTGGTCTGGCTCATACCTTCTCTCCAGAAGCCTTGGCGGTGAATTGCGGCTTCTCGCCGATCTTGTAGGTTTCAAGCATTTCGTAGGTCAGGGTGTCGCGAGTGGCGTTGAAGTACTGACGGCAACCGGCGGCGTGAATCCACAGTTCGTGATGCAGGCCACGGGGGTTGTCGCGAAAGA
Above is a genomic segment from Pseudomonas azadiae containing:
- a CDS encoding sarcosine oxidase subunit delta, which gives rise to MLHIFCPHCGELRSEEEFHASGQAHIPRPLDPNACTDAEWGDYMFFRDNPRGLHHELWIHAAGCRQYFNATRDTLTYEMLETYKIGEKPQFTAKASGEKV